A stretch of Prosthecochloris marina DNA encodes these proteins:
- the bchH gene encoding magnesium chelatase subunit H gives MAQLRKIAAIVGLEQYNTNLWKKIIGLLNGEAELTQWTDVDLEKQNPDTAKAISEADCIFMSMIQFKEQVDWFKEQLEGASNKDKTVFIFESMPDAMALTKVGDYAVSEGKGGMPESVKKIAKMLVKGRDEDALYGYMKLMKIMRTILPLVPKKAKDFKNWLLVYSYWMQPTPENIANMFRLILREYCDEPLEVGPIVDVPNMGLYHPDAPAYFKDVKSFKSWSKKQGRNFNKSQKVGLLFFRKHLLQEKTYIDDTIRGFEQKGINVLPAFVMGVEGHVLVRDWFVKEKLDLLVNMMGFGLVGGPAGSTKPGTAAEARDEIMRKLDTPYIVSQPLLIQDFESWQELGVSPMQITFTYSIPEMDGAVCPIILGALKDGKIETVAERIDRLTGLSRTWLRLRGATNRDKKLAFVVYDYPPGYGKKASAALLDVPKSLFAILQRLKKEGYDTGELPASAEELFKALDKATDHQYQNGKPDALKINGEKYRELTSSKERERIEERWQNFPGEIVPIGSEDVFIGGVRFGNIFIGVQPRLGVQGDPMRLLFDKSNTPHHQYISFYRWISRDFSAHALVHVGMHGSVEWMPGLQTGLTGDCWPDALLGDIPHFYIYPINNPSESSIAKRRGLATMVSHVVPPLSRAGLYKELPALKEFLADYRERRLDQSSDAEEMETAIMQKAELLNLTDDCPRREGEPFSDFVSRLYSYVLELENRLISSSLHVFGESAPAESQLVTVTETLKNRGMNGKTLPGMFMKYSAGNGHYQSYEELAKRSRSGESEAIDLREKVDQSCKDFVQKVLFDRQSPADVFKEVCGGENLPAEYMEMVDSLAQEGAQLLYALDDNHGEMDALVRVLDGRYIPSGPGGDLVRDGVNVLPSGRNIHSIDPWRIPSELAFKRGTKIADMLVGKHLEENDGQYPETIAQVLWGLDTIKTKGEAVAVVIRLAGAEPAYDAQGKISHYQLVPLEKLGRPRIDVLMQLSPIFRDAFGNLMDQLDKLIQEAAKADEPHDMNYIKKHVDEALAEGADFESATSRQFTQAPGSYGTYVDDMVEDSAWENDDDLDELFLRRNSSAYGGSRKGEKQTDILKGLFKTVDRVVHQVDSTEFGISDIDHYFSSSGSLQLAARKRNSRVSDVKLNYVESFTSDIKVDDANKSLRIEYRSKLLNPKWFEGMLKHGHSGATEISNRVTYMLGWDAVTKSVDDWVYKKTAETYALDPEMRERLAKVNPQAIKNIVGRMLEAHGRGMWTADQETIEELQEIYADLEDRLEGMHDEE, from the coding sequence ATGGCACAGCTTCGTAAAATCGCCGCTATTGTAGGACTAGAGCAATACAACACCAATCTCTGGAAGAAAATTATCGGTCTTCTCAACGGTGAAGCCGAGCTTACCCAATGGACCGATGTTGATCTGGAAAAACAGAACCCCGATACGGCAAAAGCCATTTCGGAGGCCGATTGCATTTTCATGAGCATGATCCAGTTCAAAGAACAGGTGGACTGGTTCAAGGAGCAGCTCGAAGGGGCCTCGAACAAGGACAAGACGGTGTTTATATTCGAGTCGATGCCCGATGCCATGGCGTTGACGAAAGTCGGTGACTATGCGGTCAGCGAAGGCAAGGGAGGAATGCCTGAATCGGTCAAGAAGATTGCCAAGATGCTGGTGAAAGGCCGTGATGAAGATGCGCTTTACGGTTACATGAAGCTGATGAAGATCATGCGTACGATCCTTCCTCTTGTGCCGAAAAAAGCAAAGGATTTCAAGAACTGGCTGCTGGTTTACTCCTACTGGATGCAGCCGACGCCCGAGAACATCGCCAACATGTTCCGGTTGATTCTCCGGGAGTACTGTGACGAACCTCTCGAGGTCGGCCCGATAGTCGATGTCCCGAACATGGGGCTTTACCACCCGGATGCGCCTGCGTATTTCAAGGATGTCAAATCATTCAAGAGTTGGTCCAAAAAGCAGGGGAGGAACTTCAATAAAAGCCAGAAGGTTGGACTGCTGTTTTTCCGCAAACACCTGCTTCAGGAAAAAACCTATATCGACGACACGATCCGCGGTTTCGAGCAGAAAGGAATCAACGTCCTTCCGGCTTTTGTGATGGGGGTCGAGGGCCATGTTCTTGTCAGGGACTGGTTTGTGAAGGAAAAACTCGACCTGCTTGTGAACATGATGGGATTCGGGCTTGTCGGTGGCCCCGCCGGTTCGACAAAACCCGGTACAGCCGCTGAGGCCCGTGATGAAATCATGCGCAAACTGGATACCCCCTATATCGTTTCCCAGCCGCTTTTGATACAGGATTTCGAATCGTGGCAGGAGCTTGGCGTTTCGCCCATGCAGATAACCTTTACCTACTCCATACCGGAAATGGACGGAGCTGTCTGTCCGATCATTCTCGGTGCGCTGAAAGACGGCAAGATCGAGACCGTGGCCGAAAGGATAGATCGTCTGACCGGACTTTCCCGGACTTGGCTCAGGCTAAGGGGGGCGACAAACCGGGACAAGAAGCTTGCGTTTGTTGTGTATGATTATCCGCCGGGATATGGTAAGAAAGCAAGCGCGGCATTACTCGACGTTCCGAAATCACTTTTCGCTATTCTTCAGCGGCTCAAAAAAGAGGGATACGACACCGGAGAGCTTCCGGCAAGTGCTGAAGAACTGTTCAAGGCGCTTGACAAGGCAACCGATCACCAGTACCAGAACGGCAAGCCGGACGCATTGAAGATTAACGGGGAGAAGTACAGGGAACTCACCTCTTCGAAAGAGCGCGAACGTATCGAGGAGCGGTGGCAGAATTTCCCTGGGGAGATAGTGCCGATAGGTTCGGAAGATGTTTTTATCGGTGGAGTTCGGTTCGGCAACATTTTTATCGGGGTACAGCCCCGTCTCGGTGTGCAGGGAGACCCGATGCGACTGCTGTTCGATAAATCAAACACACCGCATCATCAGTATATTTCTTTTTACCGCTGGATCAGCAGGGATTTCAGTGCTCATGCTCTCGTGCATGTCGGTATGCACGGTTCGGTCGAATGGATGCCGGGCCTGCAGACAGGTTTGACCGGTGACTGCTGGCCGGATGCGCTTCTGGGAGATATTCCTCATTTCTATATTTATCCCATCAACAATCCGAGTGAGTCTTCTATAGCCAAGCGAAGAGGGCTTGCCACGATGGTTTCACATGTTGTTCCGCCGCTTTCGCGTGCCGGGCTCTACAAAGAGCTTCCCGCGCTCAAGGAATTTCTTGCCGATTACCGTGAGCGAAGACTTGACCAGTCGAGCGATGCTGAAGAAATGGAAACCGCCATCATGCAGAAAGCCGAGCTGCTCAATCTTACCGATGACTGTCCGCGACGGGAAGGGGAGCCGTTCAGTGATTTTGTCAGCCGTCTTTACAGTTATGTTCTTGAACTTGAAAACCGCCTGATTTCAAGTTCGCTTCACGTGTTCGGCGAATCTGCGCCGGCAGAGTCGCAGCTGGTCACCGTTACCGAAACATTGAAAAACAGGGGGATGAACGGTAAGACGCTCCCCGGCATGTTTATGAAATATTCTGCCGGAAACGGCCATTACCAAAGCTACGAGGAACTTGCAAAACGGTCGAGAAGCGGTGAAAGCGAGGCTATCGACCTGCGTGAGAAAGTCGACCAGTCATGCAAGGACTTTGTACAGAAGGTGTTGTTTGACCGGCAAAGTCCTGCTGATGTTTTCAAGGAGGTCTGCGGTGGGGAAAATCTTCCTGCAGAATACATGGAAATGGTGGACAGCCTTGCGCAGGAAGGCGCTCAGCTACTGTATGCTCTTGATGATAATCATGGAGAGATGGATGCGCTTGTCAGGGTGCTTGACGGGCGATACATTCCTTCCGGGCCTGGCGGTGACCTTGTCAGGGACGGTGTCAACGTTCTTCCTTCAGGGCGGAACATCCATTCGATAGACCCTTGGCGAATTCCTTCAGAGCTGGCATTCAAGCGGGGGACGAAGATCGCCGATATGCTGGTTGGCAAACACCTCGAAGAAAATGACGGACAGTACCCTGAAACAATCGCGCAGGTATTGTGGGGCCTCGATACCATCAAGACAAAAGGTGAGGCGGTTGCGGTTGTTATCCGGCTTGCAGGTGCGGAGCCTGCCTATGACGCTCAGGGCAAGATCAGTCATTACCAGCTCGTACCACTTGAAAAACTCGGGCGTCCGAGGATCGATGTGCTTATGCAGTTGAGCCCGATTTTCCGCGACGCTTTCGGCAACCTCATGGATCAGCTCGACAAGCTCATCCAGGAAGCCGCAAAAGCCGACGAGCCGCATGACATGAATTATATCAAGAAGCATGTCGACGAAGCCCTGGCGGAAGGTGCGGATTTCGAAAGCGCTACATCCAGGCAGTTCACCCAGGCCCCGGGTTCCTATGGGACCTATGTCGACGACATGGTCGAGGATTCAGCCTGGGAGAACGATGACGATCTCGATGAACTGTTTCTGCGCCGCAACAGTAGCGCCTATGGAGGAAGCAGAAAAGGGGAGAAGCAGACCGATATACTCAAGGGACTGTTTAAAACTGTCGACCGTGTGGTACACCAGGTCGATTCAACCGAGTTCGGTATTTCGGATATCGACCATTACTTCTCATCGTCCGGATCGCTCCAGCTTGCCGCTCGTAAGCGCAACAGCCGCGTGAGCGACGTGAAACTGAACTATGTCGAATCCTTTACTTCCGATATCAAGGTAGACGATGCAAACAAGTCGCTCAGGATTGAGTACCGTTCAAAGCTTCTGAACCCGAAGTGGTTCGAGGGAATGTTGAAGCACGGGCACAGCGGGGCTACGGAGATAAGCAACCGCGTGACCTATATGCTGGGCTGGGATGCGGTGACGAAAAGTGTCGATGACTGGGTCTATAAAAAGACCGCCGAAACCTATGCCCTCGACCCTGAAATGCGTGAACGGCTTGCCAAGGTTAATCCTCAGGCAATCAAGAACATTGTCGGGCGTATGCTCGAAGCCCATGGAAGGGGGATGTGGACGGCAGATCAGGAGACCATTGAAGAGCTCCAGGAGATTTATGCCGACCTTGAAGACCGTCTGGAAGGAATGCATGATGAAGAGTAA